From the genome of Spinacia oleracea cultivar Varoflay chromosome 2, BTI_SOV_V1, whole genome shotgun sequence, one region includes:
- the LOC110779642 gene encoding signal peptidase complex-like protein DTM1, with protein sequence MMAEDAALRRCLVWLAVVIVVVGFYTHSFRKMMVTYFVGLGGIGGVLLPDWDFFDRDFSQWTQPVSVDEITRSDVLRAGSTRFRFYPIRTVIYAIVYSFGLYKWWAYVRQ encoded by the exons ATGATGGCGGAAGACGCGGCTCTTAGGCGGTGTTTGGTGTGGCTAGCGGTGGTGATAGTGGTGGTGGGATTTTACACTCATTCTTTTAGGAAAATGATGGTTACATATTTTGTTGGACTTGGTGGTATAGGTGGTGTTCTTTTGCCGGATTGGGATTTCTTTGATAGAGATTTTTCTCAGTGGACTCAGCCTGTTAGTGTTGATGAAATTACACGTTCCGATGTTCTTAGGGCCGGATCTACAAG GTTTCGGTTTTACCCGATCAGAACCGTGATCTACGCTATAGTTTACAGCTTTGGGTTGTACAAGTGGTGGGCGTACGTAAGGCAATGA